One genomic region from Prionailurus bengalensis isolate Pbe53 chromosome C1, Fcat_Pben_1.1_paternal_pri, whole genome shotgun sequence encodes:
- the SSU72 gene encoding RNA polymerase II subunit A C-terminal domain phosphatase SSU72: MPSSPLRVAVVCSSNQNRSMEAHNILSKRGFSVRSFGTGTHVKLPGPAPDKPNVYDFKTTYDQMYNDLLRKDKELYTQNGILHMLDRNKRIKPRPERFQNCRDLFDLILTCEERVYDQVVEDLNSREQETCQPVHVINVDIQDNHEEATLGAFLICELCQCIQHTEDMENEIDELLQEFEEKSGRAFLHTVCFY; the protein is encoded by the exons ATGCCGTCGTCGCCGCTGCGGGTGGCGGTGGTGTGCTCGAGCAACCAGAACCGGAGCATGGAGGCGCACAACATCCTCAG CAAACGGGGATTCAGTGTCCGGTCCTTTGGAACAGGAACCCACGTGAAGCTCCCAGGACCAGCACCGGACAAGCCAAATGTTTATGATTTCAAAACTACATACGACCAGATGTACAATGATCTCCTTAGGAAGGACAAAGAACT CTATACGCAGAACGGCATTTTACATATGTTGGACAGAAACAAGAGAATCAAGCCCCGGCCAGAAAGGTTCCAGAACTGCAGAGACCTGTTCGATCTGATCCTCACCTGCGAAGAGAGGGTGTACGACCAGGTGGTGGAGG ATCTGAACTCCAGGGAGCAGGAGACCTGCCAGCCGGTGCACGTGATCAACGTGGACATCCAGGATAACCACGAAGAGGCCACGCTGGGGGCGTTCCTCATCTGCGAGCTGTGCCAGTGT ATTCAGCACACAGAGGACATGGAGAACGAGATCGACGAGCTGCTACAGGAATTCGAGGAGAAGAGCGGCCGAGCCTTCCTGCACACGGTCTGCTTCTACTGA